The genomic stretch TTTATTTATATTTCTTATTTTTAATAGCAATTCTCATGTTTTAAAATGTCCTCTTGATATCTTCTAACGTTTATAAATTATAATATATGTaaaattggaaaaaaataaaaagtggTATGTAATTCCTTAATTAGTTTTCTAAAATAGTTTCACATGGACCCTAATTCCCCAATTAATTTCCTAAAAAACCTTTATTATCCAAAAAAAATCAGTAATATAAGGAAGATaattaggattttttttttaagaaaatgaaatTAGGTTGAATAGGAAGATAATTAGGATATAATTGTCGAAGAATCATTTCTTAATTGATGAAAATGGAAGAGCATTTGATATAATCCTTAATACTCTCCCCCTAAAAAAAACAGAGCAAATATAAAAGGTGGGACATTAGATCACAAATACATCAACATCATCCAAAAGACAAAACAAACATTCCCTTTCTCGCCGTCATTACACAGTACACACAGTCTCTCCTCACTCTTTTTCAAACAATTAAATTACCATTTTACCCCTACTACTCTCACTCTCCCTTGTCACTACTCGTTTTTAACTAATGGAGATGGTGGTCGTCATAATGGGTCCAACCGggtctggaaaatcccgtctttcAATCGACCTAGCAACCCGGTTCAATGGCGAGGTTATCAATTCGGATAAAATCCAAGTATACAAAGGTCTCAACATTACCACCAACAAAATCCCGGTTGAGGAGCAACTCGGTGTTCCTCACCATTTACTCGGCGAGGTTGACTCGCTTAGTCACCCCAACGACTTCAGTGCGGTTCAATTCAGGTCACATGCCTCTCACGTGATTACAGATATTGTAAGCCGTGGGAAGTTGCCTTTTATAGTAGGCGGGTCAAACTCGTTTATTTACGCACTGCTGGCAGCGAATTACTCCCCTGACTCGGACCCGTTCTCCGGGTCGGAACCCGTTTGTACGGAGTTGAGATACAAATGCTGCTTCCTATGGGTGGACGTGTCGGTCCCAGTGCTAGACGAGTACCTTAAAAAGCGAGTCGACGAGATGGTTGACTCAGGTATGATAGACGAGTTGGCTAAATATTACGAGTCCGAAATTAATGAATGGAAACCCGAGACCGGGATAAGGAAATCAATTGGAGTGCCCGAGTTCGAACATTACTTCAAAAACGGGCTTGATGAGGAGGGAAGTGATGGATACAAGGATGCTGCTGTTAAAGCTGTCAAGGATAACACGTGTCGATTGGCGAAGACACAGGTAGGGAAGATCCTAAGGTTGAGAGGAGGTGGGTGGGGTCTACATAGATTGGACGGTACGGATGCGTTTAGGGCGGTGTTGGAGGGGTCCCAGTGCTGGTCGGATGTTTGGAAGCGGGATGTCGTCGAACCCAGTGTCAAGCTTGTCAAGCATTTCCTGGAGGAATGAATAGATTGAATGAAGGCCGGTCGTCTATCTCGTTTTGATGTAATGTCGTGACCTACATTCGACACCATTATTTATCCTTTGTTTTTTGGTTACATTTTAGGTTTGCAAGTTGTTTTTTGCTTACAACATAGATCATCACAATTATCACCTATGAGAAAAAATAGTAGTCtatactcttatttttttttttttttttttttttttttttgacaagagTGCAACAAAGTTTTACATTCCAGTACCATGGTTCAGCGAACCTGAACCATGTTGATATACTACAACATAAAACAAAGCATGATAAAACATAGAACTATAGGTATCTACTAATGAACTGCGATCAGTGAAATATCTGCATCGGGTATCAGGAACATGTTGATGGAGTACGGTGGAATGGAGCCGAGCTTTTTCACCCAAATCATCTTCAAAACGATCGTCACCCACAAGCCATTGATCCAATCGAAATATCATGGGACAAACACGAGGTGCACTTACGCCACAAGAGCGTAGAAATTTGAAGGTGAAAACAAACCGCGAAGGCATGTCTCCGATGGAGATCGCTCTCCTACACCATAGTGAACGCTCACAACAATCAACGAGCCAACAGCAACCAGAGACGGCGAGATTGACGAGAAGGAAAAGAGAGAACTCTATAACAAGTCCCCTGGCCATGAACACCCAAGCAGTACATTCTTGGGAGAAGACAACATAACCCAGATAGATTACCACTATCACAGACACACAAAAGCTACGAATATTATTACCTAGCGAAAAGCATGTCCCATACGACGGGATTATTTGTAGAAAAAACAAACAAAGGAGATTTAAACAAAGCAACATTATGATTGAGGAAAACCGCCGCTTCCGACTCACCCAACCAACATCACAGACCACCCCATCTCTTAAACAATCATAACACATCTCTTCCATAATGCTTAATGCAACAATACCAGTAAAAATCAAACACAAAGAAGGGACAAACATCACCCTCCAAACCAACTATAGACAAGAATCATCATCGAGCTGCATAAAAGAAGCCTACGATCAAAGCCAACCAGAAACAAAGACCATCTGCCGAGACCACGACCGGACCTAAAACAGACCAACAAAGCCCAAAGCaatcaatcaaa from Silene latifolia isolate original U9 population chromosome 2, ASM4854445v1, whole genome shotgun sequence encodes the following:
- the LOC141641811 gene encoding adenylate isopentenyltransferase-like translates to MEMVVVIMGPTGSGKSRLSIDLATRFNGEVINSDKIQVYKGLNITTNKIPVEEQLGVPHHLLGEVDSLSHPNDFSAVQFRSHASHVITDIVSRGKLPFIVGGSNSFIYALLAANYSPDSDPFSGSEPVCTELRYKCCFLWVDVSVPVLDEYLKKRVDEMVDSGMIDELAKYYESEINEWKPETGIRKSIGVPEFEHYFKNGLDEEGSDGYKDAAVKAVKDNTCRLAKTQVGKILRLRGGGWGLHRLDGTDAFRAVLEGSQCWSDVWKRDVVEPSVKLVKHFLEE